The Cervus elaphus chromosome 22, mCerEla1.1, whole genome shotgun sequence genome has a window encoding:
- the LOC122680692 gene encoding mitochondrial import receptor subunit TOM22 homolog, whose protein sequence is MAAAAAGPGAPLSPDELLPKGDAEKPEEELEEDDDEELDETLSERLWGLTEMFPERVRSAAGATFDLSLFVAQKRYRFSRAALWIGTTSFMILVLPVVFETEKLQMEQQQQLQQRQILLGPNTGLSGGMPGALPSLPGKI, encoded by the coding sequence atggccgccgccgccgccggccctGGGGCGCCCCTGTCCCCGGACGAATTGCTTCCGAAAGGCGATGCTGAGAAGCCTGAGGAAGAGCTGGAGGAAGACGACGACGAGGAGCTAGATGAAACCCTATCGGAGAGACTGTGGGGTCTGACGGAGATGTTCCCGGAGAGGGTCCGGTCCGCGGCTGGAGCCACTTTTGATCTTTCCCTCTTCGTGGCTCAAAAAAGGTACAGGTTTTCCAGGGCAGCCTTGTGGATTGGAACCACTTCCTTCATGATCCTGGTTCTTCCAGTCGTCTTTGAAACTGAGAAGTTGCAGATGgagcaacagcagcagctgcagcaacgGCAGATACTTCTAGGGCCTAATACAGGGCTGTCAGGAGGAATGCCCGGGGCTCTACCTTCACTTCCCGGAAAAATCTAG
- the LOC122680309 gene encoding olfactory receptor 6C3-like, whose amino-acid sequence MKNHTRPTEFILLGLSDDPELQIVTFLFLIITYTLSVTGNLTIIILTLMDSHLQTPMYFFLRNFSMLEICFTTVCIPRFLGTIITRDKMISYNNCTAQLFFLIFLGITEFYLLTAMSYDRYVAICKPLHYATIMNNRVCVLLVFCAWLAGFLNIFPPVILFLQLDYCGSNIIDHFACDYFPLLQLSCSDTWLLEVIGFYSAIVILLFTLALIILSYMFIIKTILRLPSASQRKKAFSTCSSHMIVISISYGSCTFMYANPSAKEKASLTKGVAILNTSVAPMMNPFIYTLRNQQVKQAFKNTIQKVIFFSSKCK is encoded by the coding sequence ATGAAAAACCACACAAGACCCACAGAATTCATTCTTCTGGGGCTATCAGATGATCCAGAGCTTCAGATtgtgacttttctctttttaatcatCACATATACATTAAGTGTCACTGGAAATTTGACCATCATCATTCTCACCTTGATGGACTCCCATCTACAGACACCTATGTATTTTTTCCTCAGGAACTTCTCTATGTTAGAAATTTGCTTTACAACAGTCTGTATTCCTAGATTTCTGGGCACAATTATCACCAGGGACAAAATGATTTCATACAACAATTGTACAGCTcagttgtttttcttaattttcttgggtATCACTGAATTTTATCTTCTAACTGCCATGTCTTATGATCGCTATGTCGCTATCTGCAAACCCCTGCATTACGCAACCATCATGAACAACAGAGTCTGTGTATTGCTTGTCTTTTGTGCTTGGCTGGCAGGGTTCTTAAACATCTTCCCACCTGTTATTCTTTTCCTCCAGTTAGATTACTGTGGTTCTAATATCATTGATCACTTTGCTTGTGACTATTTCCCCCTCTTGCAACTATCCTGCTCAGACACATGGCTCCTTGAAGTGATTGGTTTTTACTCTGCAATAGTGATTCTGCTTTTTACTTTGGCATTGATAATTCTATCCTACATGTTCATCATCAAGACAATTCTGAGACTGCCTTCTGCCAGTCAGAGAAAAAAGGCATTTTCTACATGCTCCTCTCACATGATTGTCATTTCCATCTCTTATGGAAGCTGTACATTCATGTATGCTAACCCTTCAGCAAAAGAAAAGGCATCCTTGACGAAAGGAGTAGCAATTCTGAATACTTCCGTTGCTCCTATGATGAATCCATTTATATATACACTGAGGAACCAGCAAGTGAAGCAAGCCTTTAAGAATACCATCCAAAAGGTTATCTTTTTCTCCAGCAAATGCAAGTAA